A stretch of the Thiomicrorhabdus xiamenensis genome encodes the following:
- a CDS encoding leucyl aminopeptidase produces MQKIQFSATASSTLDHFDSLIVAVNADGNLISNDLTDKIQIQNLISQLHQSGDFTGKTGSCLMLSMPNGVDVQRLFLVGLGDTDKLSDKAYLGALQNAAKQVLASGSNQLLNGLAEVAPKGRNSDWSARQNALIFQKSFYQYTHPSRGTFSNDTPKLNAMSFTVNADQKSLSLAQATALGMELTQDLANMPPNYCTPSYLAQTAQELANTYGFKAHILEREQMQEMGMGSFMAVAQGSATPPKMICIEYNGGGDEAPIALVGKGVTFDTGGISLKPGESMDEMKYDMGGAATVLGVFKALGELKPKINVVAVIPSTENMPGGKAAKPGDVVTSLSGQTIEILNTDAEGRLILCDALTYAQQTYKPCKVIDMATLTGACIIALGNHVSGILGNDQTLVDQIRAAGDETYDRLWQLPLGEEWDEQLKSNFADMANIGGRAGGTITAAQFLARFTKEVPWAHLDIAGTAWVSGKDKGASGRPVPAMVEFLNQQAKS; encoded by the coding sequence ATGCAAAAAATTCAATTTTCCGCAACCGCCAGCTCAACTCTGGATCATTTTGACAGCCTGATCGTCGCGGTCAATGCCGACGGCAACCTGATCAGCAACGATTTGACAGATAAGATCCAGATTCAGAACCTGATCAGCCAACTTCACCAGAGCGGTGATTTCACCGGAAAAACCGGCAGTTGCCTGATGTTGAGCATGCCAAACGGTGTGGATGTACAAAGACTTTTCCTGGTTGGATTGGGAGACACTGACAAGCTGAGCGACAAGGCTTATCTTGGCGCACTACAAAACGCTGCCAAACAGGTACTTGCCAGCGGCAGCAACCAACTTCTCAACGGCTTGGCCGAAGTCGCTCCCAAAGGACGCAACAGCGATTGGTCTGCACGCCAGAACGCCCTGATTTTTCAGAAAAGCTTCTACCAGTACACGCATCCGAGCCGCGGAACTTTCAGTAACGACACTCCGAAACTGAATGCCATGAGCTTCACTGTTAACGCGGATCAGAAATCCCTTTCTCTAGCGCAGGCAACAGCACTCGGCATGGAATTAACTCAGGATTTGGCGAATATGCCGCCAAACTACTGTACACCTTCCTACCTGGCGCAAACCGCGCAAGAGCTGGCCAATACCTATGGTTTCAAGGCTCACATACTGGAAAGAGAACAGATGCAGGAAATGGGCATGGGGTCATTTATGGCCGTCGCTCAAGGCAGCGCGACTCCGCCGAAGATGATCTGTATCGAATACAACGGCGGCGGTGATGAAGCACCGATCGCCCTAGTGGGTAAAGGTGTCACTTTCGACACTGGCGGTATTTCGCTTAAACCGGGCGAATCCATGGACGAAATGAAGTACGACATGGGCGGTGCCGCCACCGTTCTGGGCGTCTTTAAGGCGCTTGGCGAGTTGAAGCCGAAAATCAATGTCGTCGCGGTCATTCCTTCAACCGAAAACATGCCGGGCGGAAAAGCTGCAAAACCGGGCGATGTCGTCACTTCGCTTTCCGGACAGACCATCGAAATCCTCAATACCGATGCCGAAGGCCGTCTGATCCTGTGCGATGCGCTGACCTACGCGCAGCAGACTTACAAACCGTGCAAAGTAATCGACATGGCGACTTTGACCGGTGCCTGCATTATCGCTCTGGGCAACCACGTTTCCGGCATCCTCGGTAACGACCAGACGCTGGTCGATCAGATCCGTGCCGCCGGTGACGAGACTTATGACCGTTTATGGCAGCTGCCGCTTGGCGAAGAGTGGGACGAGCAGCTTAAATCGAATTTTGCCGATATGGCGAATATCGGCGGACGTGCTGGCGGCACCATCACCGCCGCACAGTTCTTGGCTCGTTTCACCAAAGAAGTGCCTTGGGCGCATCTGGATATCGCCGGAACTGCCTGGGTCAGCGGCAAGGATAAAGGGGCCAGCGGCCGTCCGGTTCCAGCAATGGTCGAGTTCCTGAACCAGCAGGCAAAAAGCTGA
- a CDS encoding DNA polymerase III subunit chi, with amino-acid sequence MTEDQQNTPQENTENTAARDVLFYVLNSTDQQSRDRFLCQLLNKIYQQGRRCDVRFASEQDARRFELTLWNWKATSFIPHSVMHEMAAPIQLFGERLSKKCADVLINLHPDFCEDYSDYQRTIEIVDQSEFLVQKGRVRWKDYQQRQLTPTVHKIGFD; translated from the coding sequence ATGACCGAAGATCAGCAAAATACCCCACAGGAAAACACCGAAAACACGGCTGCCCGGGACGTGCTGTTTTATGTTTTGAACAGCACCGACCAACAGAGTCGCGACCGGTTTCTGTGCCAGCTGCTGAATAAGATTTATCAGCAGGGACGTCGATGCGACGTGCGTTTTGCTTCCGAGCAGGATGCGCGTCGCTTTGAACTGACATTATGGAACTGGAAAGCGACCAGCTTTATTCCGCACTCGGTGATGCATGAAATGGCAGCACCGATTCAGCTTTTCGGCGAACGTCTGTCGAAAAAATGCGCCGACGTACTGATCAACCTGCACCCGGATTTCTGCGAAGATTACTCGGATTACCAGCGAACTATCGAAATCGTTGACCAATCGGAATTTCTGGTTCAGAAAGGCAGAGTGCGCTGGAAAGACTACCAGCAGAGACAGTTGACACCGACCGTGCACAAGATTGGCTTCGACTGA
- a CDS encoding type IV pilus twitching motility protein PilT, translating to MDITSLLTFSVEQGASDLHLSSGQPPILRINGDITRIDAPDFEAEQLQILIYDIMTDAQRRHFEAELEADFSFAIPKLARFRVNVFMQNRGIGAAFRTIPSDILTLEELKAPPIFKDISSFPRGIVLVTGPTGSGKSTTLAAMIDFVNKNFASHILTIEDPIEFVHQPIMSLINQREVHRDTKSFSNSLRSALREDPDVILVGEMRDLETIRLALTAAETGHLVFGTLHTSSAAKTIDRIIDVFPAAEKEMVRSMLSESLRAVISQTLLKNTSGGRVAAHEIMLATSAIRNLIREAKIPQMYSVIQTSNQLGMQTLDQDLKRLMESGIVTRETARSKAVNKQNFS from the coding sequence ATGGATATTACCAGCCTGTTGACTTTCAGCGTCGAGCAAGGCGCTTCCGACCTTCACCTCTCATCGGGTCAACCGCCGATTCTGCGAATCAATGGCGACATTACCCGTATCGATGCGCCCGATTTCGAAGCCGAGCAGCTACAGATCCTGATCTATGACATTATGACCGATGCCCAAAGACGGCATTTCGAAGCGGAACTGGAAGCCGATTTCTCATTTGCAATCCCCAAACTGGCGCGTTTCCGTGTCAACGTCTTTATGCAGAACCGCGGTATCGGTGCCGCCTTCCGTACCATCCCGAGCGACATCCTGACCCTGGAAGAACTCAAAGCGCCGCCGATTTTCAAAGATATCTCCAGTTTCCCGCGCGGCATCGTACTGGTAACCGGGCCGACCGGTTCCGGTAAATCGACTACGCTGGCGGCGATGATCGATTTCGTCAATAAAAATTTTGCTTCGCATATCCTGACGATCGAAGATCCGATCGAATTCGTTCACCAGCCAATTATGAGTTTGATCAACCAGCGTGAGGTGCATCGTGACACCAAGAGTTTCAGTAACTCACTGCGTTCCGCCCTGCGTGAAGACCCGGATGTCATTCTGGTCGGGGAAATGCGTGACCTGGAAACCATTCGTCTTGCGTTGACCGCCGCGGAAACCGGGCACTTGGTATTCGGAACCCTGCACACCAGTTCGGCAGCGAAAACCATTGACCGTATTATCGACGTATTCCCGGCTGCTGAAAAAGAAATGGTACGCTCGATGCTCTCGGAATCTCTACGAGCCGTTATCTCGCAAACCCTGCTTAAGAATACCTCCGGTGGCCGTGTCGCGGCTCACGAAATCATGCTCGCCACCAGCGCCATCCGAAACCTGATCCGTGAAGCGAAAATTCCGCAGATGTACTCGGTCATCCAGACCTCCAACCAACTGGGCATGCAGACACTGGATCAGGATTTGAAACGTCTGATGGAAAGCGGCATCGTCACCCGTGAAACGGCCCGCTCCAAAGCGGTCAACAAACAAAACTTCAGCTGA